Proteins from a genomic interval of Candidatus Eisenbacteria bacterium:
- a CDS encoding Glu/Leu/Phe/Val dehydrogenase, whose translation MSLVLEKTRNPFEVAQRQFDIAADVLHLEEGIRLKLRVPRRCLIVSVPFERDDGSWMVVQGYRVQHDVSRGPAKGGIRYHPQVTLDEVKALAAWMTWKCAVVNLPYGGAKGGVEVDPKALSHHELERMTRRYTNEIAIIIGPEKDIPAPDVYTDAQVMAWIMDTFTMRQGFASPGVVTGKPISLGGSLGRREATARGCTYTIEEACKYLGKQLEGMTVAIQGYGNAGSIAHDLLHQRGAKVIAVSDSRGGIHSSRGLDPKVVQAHKSQTGTVVGVPGTDRIGNRELLELRVDILLPAALENQITEENAPKIKPKILAEAANGPTTPDADPILHENGVFLIPDILANAGGVTVSYFEWVQDLANYFWTEDEVNQKLETVMRRSFRDVASLAEKHHVHNRTAAYMLGVGRVAETTRLRGLYG comes from the coding sequence ATGAGTCTGGTCTTGGAGAAGACGAGAAACCCGTTCGAGGTCGCCCAGCGCCAGTTCGACATCGCCGCCGACGTGCTTCATCTCGAGGAAGGGATTCGACTCAAGCTTCGGGTGCCGCGGCGTTGCCTGATCGTCTCGGTTCCGTTCGAGCGCGACGACGGGTCCTGGATGGTCGTCCAGGGGTATCGCGTCCAGCACGACGTATCCCGGGGCCCCGCGAAGGGGGGCATCCGCTATCACCCTCAGGTCACGCTCGACGAGGTGAAGGCGCTTGCCGCTTGGATGACCTGGAAGTGCGCGGTTGTGAATCTGCCCTACGGCGGCGCGAAGGGCGGAGTGGAGGTGGATCCCAAGGCGCTCTCGCACCACGAGCTGGAGCGGATGACGCGGCGGTACACGAACGAGATCGCGATCATCATCGGGCCCGAGAAGGACATTCCGGCGCCCGACGTCTACACCGACGCCCAGGTCATGGCCTGGATCATGGACACGTTTACGATGCGTCAGGGATTCGCCTCTCCCGGCGTCGTGACCGGAAAGCCGATCTCGCTCGGAGGCTCCCTCGGGCGCAGGGAAGCCACGGCGCGCGGTTGCACGTACACGATCGAAGAGGCGTGCAAGTATCTCGGCAAGCAGCTCGAGGGAATGACGGTCGCGATTCAGGGCTACGGGAACGCCGGCTCGATCGCGCACGACCTCCTGCACCAGCGCGGCGCGAAGGTCATCGCCGTGAGCGACTCGCGCGGCGGGATCCATTCCTCCCGTGGCCTCGATCCCAAGGTGGTCCAGGCGCACAAGAGCCAGACGGGGACCGTGGTGGGGGTCCCCGGTACGGACCGGATCGGAAACCGGGAGCTGCTCGAGCTCAGGGTGGACATCCTGCTCCCGGCCGCGCTCGAAAACCAGATCACCGAGGAAAACGCGCCCAAGATCAAGCCCAAGATCCTGGCCGAGGCGGCGAACGGCCCCACCACGCCCGACGCCGATCCCATCCTTCACGAGAACGGGGTCTTCCTGATTCCGGACATCCTCGCGAACGCGGGAGGGGTCACGGTTTCCTACTTCGAGTGGGTCCAGGACCTTGCGAACTACTTCTGGACCGAGGATGAGGTGAACCAGAAGCTCGAGACCGTGATGAGACGCTCCTTCCGCGACGTCGCGTCGCTCGCGGAGAAGCATCACGTTCACAACAGAACCGCGGCCTACATGCTCGGCGTCGGCAGGGTCGCGGAAACGACGAGACTCCGGGGGCTCTATGGCTGA